Proteins encoded in a region of the Brevefilum fermentans genome:
- the yqeC gene encoding selenium cofactor biosynthesis protein YqeC → MDLRLALGLTGAETIAFTGAGGKTSAMATLARELLPPVVMTTTTHLGKWQGGIAQQHIIITSPGALKKSDFLGSETILVTGPPGKDERWGSLNPESLEKLSRICRENEIPLLIEADGARQRPLKAPAGYEPAIPPWVDRVVVMAGLGGLKRRLNADTVHRPELFSQITGLRMGEEIKVEHVERVLRSTSGGLKGIPDGARRVLFLNQAEDLVCKAQGNRLANALEDVYQRVLIGLLAQPNADGPVFSAHSQTAGIILAAGGSERLGVPKQLLDWFGKPFIVQVAQTALTAGLFPVVVVTGAHQAEIETALADLPVRCVHNPDWASGQASSLKAGLKSLPDHCDCAMFLLSDQPQITSHLVRQLIERHHAVRAPITAPMIRERRGNPVLFASQTFGALREVSGDQGGRAIFNAFKVDYLPWIDVRALLDVDQESDLNNLIEQYFGEEAN, encoded by the coding sequence ATGGACCTGAGGCTGGCGCTCGGATTAACCGGTGCTGAGACGATTGCCTTTACAGGTGCTGGCGGGAAAACCAGCGCCATGGCAACCCTGGCCAGGGAACTGCTGCCGCCTGTGGTGATGACCACTACCACGCACCTGGGAAAGTGGCAGGGGGGGATCGCCCAGCAGCATATCATCATCACGTCGCCTGGGGCATTGAAGAAAAGTGATTTTTTGGGCTCGGAAACGATCCTGGTCACCGGTCCACCCGGTAAGGATGAACGTTGGGGAAGCCTTAATCCGGAATCGCTTGAGAAACTCTCCCGGATATGCCGTGAAAACGAGATACCTTTGCTGATTGAAGCGGATGGTGCTCGTCAACGCCCGCTTAAAGCGCCTGCAGGTTACGAACCGGCGATTCCACCCTGGGTTGACCGAGTGGTGGTCATGGCCGGACTGGGTGGCTTAAAAAGACGATTGAATGCGGATACGGTTCACAGGCCAGAGTTGTTTTCACAGATAACCGGCTTGAGGATGGGGGAAGAAATCAAAGTAGAGCATGTGGAACGAGTGTTGCGCTCAACTTCAGGGGGCTTGAAAGGGATACCAGATGGGGCGCGCCGAGTTCTGTTCTTGAACCAGGCAGAGGATTTGGTTTGTAAAGCCCAGGGAAACAGGCTGGCAAATGCACTGGAGGATGTATACCAGCGGGTGCTGATTGGTTTGCTGGCACAGCCAAACGCAGACGGACCGGTGTTCAGTGCGCACAGCCAAACGGCTGGAATTATCCTCGCTGCCGGCGGTAGTGAGCGATTGGGAGTGCCCAAACAGCTTTTAGACTGGTTTGGAAAACCGTTTATCGTCCAGGTGGCGCAAACTGCGCTAACGGCTGGACTATTCCCGGTGGTCGTGGTTACCGGCGCCCACCAGGCTGAAATAGAGACGGCTTTGGCAGACCTGCCGGTCAGGTGTGTGCACAACCCTGATTGGGCGTCGGGGCAAGCATCATCGCTGAAGGCTGGCTTGAAATCCCTGCCTGACCATTGTGATTGCGCCATGTTTTTGCTCAGCGATCAGCCCCAAATTACATCGCATTTGGTCCGTCAGTTAATTGAGCGACATCATGCCGTGCGTGCACCGATTACCGCTCCGATGATTCGCGAGCGTCGGGGAAACCCGGTGCTGTTTGCCAGCCAAACTTTTGGCGCGTTACGGGAGGTCAGCGGTGATCAGGGCGGGCGTGCCATATTTAATGCTTTTAAAGTGGACTATCTTCCCTGGATTGATGTGCGTGC